A window of the Corynebacterium minutissimum genome harbors these coding sequences:
- a CDS encoding L-serine ammonia-lyase: MFISIFDMFKIGIGPSSSHTLGPMKAGKAFVDELQEKGLFDKVTRVQANVYGSLSLTGIGHSTDKAILLGLAGEEPETVDIDGISEFVKNVRGSEKLMLGGTREVDFPKEGGFFFHDEYLPMHENGMCLIAFAGEEDILHKTYYSVGGGFIVKQEDFAMRGSNKVDIPFPYSSAEEMLELCENNNLTLPELGLANELALRSQEEVTEHLGKVRDVMFTGIERGSSTDGPLPGSLLVPRRAAALRRRLEQSDHHDDGLDVLSWVNMFALAISEENASCGRVVTAPTNGACGVVPAVLAYYDKFVEPVTDEMFADYIFACNQIASLYKMNASISGAEVGCQGEVGVACSMAAGGLAQLMGATPEQVCVAAEIGMEHKLGLTCDPVLGQVQVPCIERNAVAAVDSITAARMALERESKPCVSLDEVIWTMYKTGKDMNAKYRETSQGGLALAVHPPVAVCG; the protein is encoded by the coding sequence ATGTTCATCAGCATCTTCGATATGTTCAAGATTGGCATCGGCCCCTCCAGCTCCCACACGCTGGGACCAATGAAGGCAGGTAAGGCGTTCGTTGACGAACTGCAAGAAAAAGGCCTCTTCGACAAGGTCACCCGAGTACAAGCTAACGTCTACGGCTCACTTTCCCTCACCGGTATCGGCCATTCCACTGACAAGGCCATCCTCCTCGGCCTCGCTGGCGAAGAGCCCGAAACCGTTGACATCGACGGCATCTCCGAGTTCGTCAAAAACGTCCGCGGTAGCGAGAAGCTCATGCTCGGTGGAACCCGCGAGGTCGATTTCCCCAAGGAAGGAGGATTCTTCTTCCACGATGAATACCTCCCTATGCATGAAAACGGTATGTGTCTTATCGCTTTCGCCGGCGAAGAGGACATCCTGCACAAGACCTACTACTCAGTGGGCGGCGGCTTCATTGTCAAACAAGAAGACTTCGCAATGCGCGGTTCAAACAAGGTGGATATCCCCTTCCCGTACTCCAGTGCCGAAGAGATGCTCGAACTGTGTGAAAACAATAACTTGACGCTTCCAGAGCTTGGGTTGGCCAATGAGCTAGCACTGCGTTCACAAGAAGAAGTCACTGAGCACCTGGGCAAGGTACGTGATGTCATGTTCACCGGCATCGAGCGCGGCTCCTCTACCGACGGCCCGCTGCCTGGCTCGCTCCTAGTGCCGCGCCGTGCCGCTGCGCTGAGGCGTCGCCTCGAGCAAAGCGATCATCACGACGATGGTCTCGATGTTCTGAGCTGGGTCAATATGTTTGCCTTGGCCATCTCTGAAGAGAACGCATCCTGCGGTCGCGTTGTGACCGCGCCGACTAATGGTGCCTGCGGCGTCGTGCCTGCAGTGCTTGCCTACTACGACAAGTTCGTCGAACCGGTCACTGACGAAATGTTTGCAGACTACATCTTCGCCTGCAATCAGATTGCGTCTTTGTACAAGATGAACGCGTCCATCTCCGGCGCCGAGGTTGGCTGCCAGGGAGAAGTGGGTGTCGCTTGCTCCATGGCTGCAGGTGGTCTCGCCCAGCTCATGGGCGCTACCCCAGAGCAAGTATGCGTCGCCGCAGAAATCGGCATGGAACACAAGCTTGGCCTCACCTGCGACCCGGTCCTCGGCCAGGTTCAGGTCCCCTGCATCGAGCGCAATGCCGTCGCTGCTGTTGACTCCATCACCGCAGCCCGCATGGCCCTCGAGCGGGAAAGCAAGCCCTGTGTGTCCCTCGATGAAGTTATCTGGACCATGTACAAGACTGGTAAGGATATGAACGCCAAGTACCGTGAGACGTCGCAAGGCGGTCTGGCACTTGCAGTCCATCCGCCAGTCGCCGTATGCGGCTAA